The following DNA comes from Candidatus Hydrogenedens sp..
ATATTGCCCCAATTGCAATTTCAAAAGGAGTATCTCCAGGCCACCAACCTGTAGGGCCATAAAAAACCGATAAGGTATTGTAAATTTCCATCAATGTTGGTCGTTTTATTTCTTTCCTCTTCTTCCTGCTACAACACTTCATATTCACATTATTTTCTCGACTTCACTTCGTATTGCTCGTATATGTTCTGGTGTTGTTCCACAACACCCGCCTATAATCCTGGCTCCATTTTTGTAAAAATCCGCAACATATTTTGCAAATATCTCCGGCGTCTTGGGATAGCAAATACCTTCATCAGTTATCTGGGGTTGCCCTGCATTGGGATAAACTAAAAAGGGTATCTCTTTTTCATAAGCATACATTTTTTGCAATAGAACATCCATATCCTCAACGGATAATGTACAATTTACCCCAATAATAGACACACCCAACTGTTTCATCTCCTGAATAAACACTTCGGGTGTCGTTCCCATAATCGTATTAAATCGCTCTCCATCACTACTTCTCATAAAAGTAAAGCTAACAACTATCTCTAACTTTGTATTTTCCTTCACAGCACGCACTG
Coding sequences within:
- a CDS encoding endonuclease III domain-containing protein: MEIYNTLSVFYGPTGWWPGDTPFEIAIGAI